The window AAATCGGTCTGTTTTACGGCTCAAGCACCTGCTACACCGAAATGGCGGCGGAAAAAATTCGCGACATTCTGGGCGAAGAACTGGTGGATCTGCACAACCTTAAGGATGTCGAACCTCAACGTATGGAAGACTACAGTACGCTGATTCTCGGCATCCCAACCTGGGATTTCGGTGAGATTCAGGAAGACTGGGAGAACATCTGGGGTCAATTAGCGACGCTAAACCTCAAAGGAAAAGTCGTGGCGCTCTACGGTATGGGCGACCAACTTGGTTACAGCGAATGGTTCCTTGATGCGTTGGGCATGCTACATGACCAACTGCTGCCGCTGGGTGTCACATTCGTTGGATACTGGCCGACAGAAGGCTATGACTTCATCAGTCCAAAACCGCTGGCCGCTGACGGTAAACACTTTGTCGGGCTGGCGCTGGACGAAGTGAACCAATACGATCTCAGCGATGAACGGTTAGAGCAGTGGTGCGAACAGATTCTGCAAGAAATGGCGTCACTACTGTAAACAGTAAGACTCAACAGAGGTAAGCACGATGAAAATGTTACTCATAGCGGTCGCAGGATTGTTGCTTGCTGGTTGTGCTCAAACAGATACGCAGGAATACGCCAGAAATCTGGGCGGTAAATGCGATGTGCCGCAATATTACGCTATCGATTTCTCAAGGTTTGATGAAACTGCGCAGCAAATCGCGCACGCGACGGGCTGTGGCATCATCACCGATACCACGCTGACTGGCGCGATTAAGCCGCATCCCGTCAAAGGCTATCTGACCAGACGGGAAGCGGTGTTTATGGCGATTCAGGGAACGTCGTTGAAGGTGACCCAGCAGGAACCGGATACGATTACCGTTGAGTAATACGTTCACGGATACCTTATCGGTATCCGC is drawn from Pectobacterium aroidearum and contains these coding sequences:
- the fldB gene encoding flavodoxin FldB, which encodes MKIGLFYGSSTCYTEMAAEKIRDILGEELVDLHNLKDVEPQRMEDYSTLILGIPTWDFGEIQEDWENIWGQLATLNLKGKVVALYGMGDQLGYSEWFLDALGMLHDQLLPLGVTFVGYWPTEGYDFISPKPLAADGKHFVGLALDEVNQYDLSDERLEQWCEQILQEMASLL